In Pieris brassicae chromosome 8, ilPieBrab1.1, whole genome shotgun sequence, the DNA window tgtatcataaaaaacgACCTTGTCCGTTCAAAGCGGAAAAGTTATCCACGTATAAGCAAGTAAGATCATAACTATTAGTAGAAAAAACCTGTTATGAATGttatttcttttgtaaaaaatcGTGGAAttagtaaatgtttttgtGCTCAACTGCTCATAAAAGATACTGAGATCAAATTCTcatttacataatactattttattaaatttatacttatcTTAATACActtatgcaaatatttttcatttaaaatgtaatgtagACTAAacactaattaataaataatccatTTGAATTATTCCTAAGGCAGTtttgttattgaataaacagttattaagaacatatatgtatatgttttctAACAATGTtggatataatattataaaatttgggTTATAAATCAAAGTGCCAAAAGTTAGCCAGTAGTTAGTTGTTACTTAGTTAGactcaatttttaaataaagtcgGTTAAAAAGAATAACAAGGTGCAATATAGTAACTGGTAAAGCCATTTCCCTTCAGCAAAAAGACTTACGTTATTTCCTTCTTCCTGCTTTACTTAACACTTACCAGATACGTAACGCGTGACGATACGGTTTAATTACAGCCTAAGACGGATTACtatctaattaaattgtttccAGCAACGGAAAGAATGTTGTTTACGATTGAGATACTGCGTAATAACTTCAAAAGATTCGATTCTGTTACACctttgtgttaataaattcTGAAAAAACTCCATTTTTACCCTTCGCGTGGCAGATTCTAATCTTGCCTGCTTTTTAATGGCCTTGCTTTAGTATTTGTTCGGTCTTCGGTAGAAGCAGGCCAAAtcctattttatttctgtGCTTTTATAGAAAAAGTGATTAATACtatgttaaaataacataatcatCAACATGTCCATCCACCAATACTTtagttttatgtatatctaatcaatacagaatataataaatcactCAATTTCACTGTACTATAAGTACCCTTAATGGAACAGGTATGATGATGAACCCTAtgatataacaaatacaactaataataatacttggaACAAACATTTAGTTTCTCAATTGCTTCCGCTTCCTTATACAAAAAACCTTACTTATAAACACTAGCTCAttcatgaatttaaaaaaataacggtAATGAccttaattatacaaaatgagatctattttgtgtaatttgtataatttccaATTGGTTTAGCTATTTCGAGGAATTAGTGTTAAACGATATTTCAATTTGACGCAGTGTCGTTTGAGCCTCCGTTTGCAGAGGGAGACATAACTACCATAAAACCATATTGTATCCAGTTTTTTTTCATGGTATAAGAAAATAAGGTATGCAATCAATTTTCAACTTTTTCCTATTCGATGTAAAAAAGCATTTAGGCAATTCCCGCTTCTGAAAATAGTAAACTCAACCTAGACTGGACCACTCTGCTAGGCAAAAAATCGACCAAAGCAACCTCGGGTTCCAATGgcgaattaaaattacaaacgaACTTATcaacttataaaaaatgttttaacccTTAAGGTggattaaacatataaaaaatttgagCAAAATGGTATTGTTTATCCTTTAGTTTCTGTAGAAGCCTAATCAATTTGAGACTTCACATTCGATACACTTACGCGCACACCGTGATTTATTGTATCATATTGTAGCCATAACCTTACTCGTGTGCATGAAGGTGAGATCTGAGTGGTAGTTGAGATGCCAGCGCGGAACCAACAAGACGGCAGTACTAGTGACGTGTACGTTATCGATATCGAGGAGGATTCGATCGATAGCCCAGCAGTGATTAACATTGAGGACACCACGAACATGAAGACGAACGGTGAgatttttttcagttttgtACCTTAAATACAAAAGAGCAGTTCCCGTCTCACAAGAAATGCACTTCTGATGAATACTATTGTTAAGAATTCTATCTTACAATGATGTGCTTAAAATCAAAGGCTAGAAACTCAAGTAACTAATTGCGgataattaaactataatgTTAAAAGGTTGTATGTCAAAGACAATAAATCAAACTAAAAGCTGTTACAACACCATAATAATACAACAAATCCAGCACaacttgaataaaaaatatctgttttaattatatacaaattaaattatattaaaaaaggaagTTCTCTAAACTGATCGCAACAGAATGTTTGTTCAAAACGATATTATTTGAGCTTGAaccattaaaagaaaaagccTATTTACCAAGACTCAATGAAACATTTACTTATAATTgggctttttaaaaatttcaattacatTAAACGTGCTCACTGCGTCGTGAAAAgcataactttaatttaaatacaaaaaaacataataattaatatattatctatatacaataaataatactattttctTGGCCCGAGGTAGATTTCTCTAACAAGCtggttaaaatttgaaaaataaataacttacctacctacctatttaataaaaaaaaacttgaatcTTGTttgaaagtatataaaaaagaagagATTAAAACTTAGtgaatgtatgtttttaagtaCAGTTTGGAAAGAAATTTGCTATAGGCGAATGCAAACATTTTCACATAACgaatagtaatttattaaaatctttcataactaaaaaaaacaagttttcTCATTTTCAGTTATAACCGCAATATTTGAGGGTAAAAGAAATCGTGAACTAGACGAATCGTCTTAATGTATTCACTTTTTTCTCTATACATCGGACATAAATGGGAAATAATTCTTAAGAAATCGGCATCCCCATCTCCCTGCAGATGATGATTACTTTATGCAACTCTTGTAACTGGGTTAGATCTTgcaacattaattttatcaccTTCGACATTTGCAACCTAATTATTAAGGGGTACCTACCTACAACTTGTTGACGCACTGAGAGTCATCAAAATCCCCTTTTGAAAGTAAAGAAATCAAAAATACTAATAcatgtacaaaatatatgcGTCTACCAAGTTTTTTTGAAGTTTCTATTACGcgtaatatttatcaaaactgTCAGTTGTAGTTATGTTGGTGGAGATTTTTAACGACATTTTTGAAAAGCAAGTTGATATTATCTCGCGCGGTCCTAAGTGAAGGTCCACTAAGGTCTCGCAACATtttcaacattatttaatttaattgttataagtattgcaatacgCAATAATGGTGGCCCTCTTCCAAATTTGATTTATGGGCGTGCTCATTGTCTATTGTCGTGCCACACGTGTGTCGGAAACAGGGCTATTGAAAGGCAATATTAagcctttattatttattcagtcAATCAAGacgatacaattttaaaaataaatattattatttaatttagtgcATTTTGGAGTCGGGTGTTTTTATTCTTTGAGTAACAAATGttgttttcttaattgtaCAAAATTAAGTGTGTCTGAAGATTAAACCGTTTAGcgaaatttatttagttatatttgtatatcgcCAACGGGTTCAATACGACGTCTCAGTTTGACATTTTTATCATCTTAATGTTAAGAAGAATCACAAAAGTAAACAAACAGCAAGCGGTTAATGTTCGCTCTTATATTTGATAATCGTATTAGTACTGCACCGCTAAATAAGACTTAGCTTAGGGCAATCTCGACTTGCTTTCATGGTACTCCACTAGGCATATGATAactttagaaaattattacattaattaattatttattttgtattattccgAAGCTAAAGGATTGAAATggatttacattaaaaagtaaCAGCAACTCATTGGACTGTAACGATATCGAGCTGGCACTTATGGACTCAAGGATAAGTTCATATTTACTTTGCATATAATTAACTTCATTGTCTTTATTATGTTACATTTCATAAAAGTTACGAACAACGCTAGACTCCATAAATGCAAATTATAGTCTTCTGAGATGTTGttactttttaatgtaattcaaTTGGATTCCTTTAGCTTCGACTTCACAATGAAACATTGCGTGACATCGCATCACGGTGAGAATAACCACGATGACTTACTTCTTTTAAGACCACCATCTCAGATTCCGCATTCTAATCATCATCAGACAGAACGTAGTGTTTATCTAGTGTTTCACCGAATTCGGATTTATTTGTTCACACTTTATGTAGTGagaaaaacaaatcaaatcaaactcaaaaaaataatgacgTATGTCAGCCACGAATGGCTGATCGCATCACCtgtgtaatataataacaatgttaGCGACGACAAGACTTCCCTTTAGTATTTCGTAAATCATTTGCatcgtaaatatttagttacgtAGAAATTAACCAGCACATGCCTCAATATGCGTCAACAGACTGAACACGAACTAAAACTCTAAAAGGAATCTAGAGTGCTAACGAAAAAATGATTGTAAACCAACTTTAAGGCCTTCTAAGATTGATAATATTGTTATCAGTCACAGTCCACagtttttatcttaaaaaatcAAAGATATGTTTGTTGacgatattaaataaacaataaccaGTATTAATGAATTATGCGTCGCAATTGAAAGACAAACATGTaaacgtaatttaaatatattaaatcgaCTTTATCATGGTAAAGATCATTCGGGATATAAATTTAGATCCAACCGgtcatttcaatatttaaattcaatataataataaaatgagtGGCCCAGTGCAAAAACATGTGAAACCGGAAGTCGTGTATGTTCCCGTGGATGTGCGGGACTCGGACGTTGTAATTGACATAGACACCGAAAGCGGTATGTAAACTATacaataatccagtggcgctacaacccacGTTCATTGTTTCTTTTAGGTGATATTGATTTAGGATAAAGGCGGTCGAACGCATTATTACAAAGCGAGTACATGCAATTAAGACTCTACAAATAACGGtttagaaaagaaaaacttttgtaaagtatgaatatatttgtttgtacttTAGACCACGTTTTACTACAACGGACTTACTTAATGTATGACGCAGGtggtacaattaaaaatatgttcgcATGATTTGCCAGTCAGGTAGCGTTCATGTTATTAAGCAAGCGgcatgtaaattaatttatacgaGTATTTCGTTGTTGTTGTATGTTCAAGTAAACttcaaataaactaaaataataacacgaaTAATATATACCGTTGATACACagtatttatcaatatattattagcgCCGATTACATACCTTGATGTATGTTTGATTCAAAATGAACTACGAACAAAGGCACACAATTGTCAGTTGTAGGGATGATGAATCAATTAGTATAGGAACAATGAGAATGATTACAAATCCTGCCTGTAAATAAAATCgtaaataactatttagtGAACTCACTAAATACAATGATTGAGggagtaattaaaaaaatcaaataaaaaactttattcatcaGTAAACTCACGTCAGTAAACGAATgaatgattctaaatttataaagtcTCAGTCACTCTTGCAAGTCGCAATTTATGTACGCACTTGCAATCTTTACATCGTGGTcatcataataatatgttaaatcAGTTTCGTTActcaagttaaataaataataattaataaataaataaaaaggagcGTGCATCTATATTAttgtgggaacaacacgcaaacacGTAGTAGCAAGGTGAATCAAAGTAGAAGAGAAAAAATATGAATCACCCtcaacaaaactaaaattatcaatgtttTAGTTGTTAAAATGAACGGACGCTTTTTATTTTccctgtaataaaaatgtataatgtataggTCTATTAAGATTATTGACAATAAGTATGCttctgaatttaaaaaaaagcaaaatttTAGAAAGTGAAGTGGCCTttggatttattattaaaatcacgtACTTACttgataataattgttaacttaTCGGTTGGCCATTATTCCCTTGACCTAATATTTGCGttcagtattttaatttaaaatgacattccgttatttttaaatgagacTTGAAAgtagaaattgtattttatatttgttcacTTTGCCAATAAGACGTTGACAAATAAATTTGTGAAAATTCACAGATCGACGGCAGCAAAGAACAAACGGTCATGTACAAAATCACTAGTTTTCAGAGAGCGTTTTTAGTGAAATAATGGTATAACGTCTACAATAACAGAGATATCGTAAacgttattattgtaaaaacaataaagcTAGTAAATATTCCATTCAAGATTCAAAACTGATATCTTTGTATATAACAGCTGTATATGTCCGTTTGTACTAAGTCATTTCTTAAAAACAGTGTAGgtaaaggtttttttatgtgttgCAAAATTTGAGTAAAAGACATTCttttgagaaaaaaaaactatcacaagataaaacaaagcattttgTGTTGAATgctaaaaaactattttggCAAAAATGCAGATGTCATTTTGTTCTTTGCTGCCATCAAGATGTAGGTAGACTACTTATATTTAGAGCTTGAACATGGCTAACCCTGACACTTTTGCACTGGTAATCCTTGATATACATACGGTGTTGCGAATCAGTAGGCCAAAGGTAGCTGTACTTGATCTCGCTTAATAGGATAATTTCAATTCAGATGCGGTTCCAGTTCACTTAACACTTGGGTTAGGTTAATGACTATGCGTTGTGAACTTTGTCTATAATAGCTAACACCTTCTTATATaacagatataataataaataacataagatTAATGCTATTACTGGTATTAAAAACGTCTACCGTTCTTAAAAACATGGTatacttacaaaaaataattattttaaggacAATAACGATGTTAGATATCATTCtggaatttcaattttctttgatgacaaaaatataatcactGTTCTGTTAGGGATGCTGAAATTTTATAACGAATACGTTACTATATttaccataaataatatttatatttatggttAGTTATATCGATATAGTTGATATATATACgatatagtatttaataataacagaaaCCGCTTGGTATGTGATAATTTATTGAACAATTTACGGTtatttttgcaataaatacaagtttgttataaatctggtattttaataaaaaagatgattagtattattaatatcttaaataataagtacttAAAATAGATGAAATTgatgtatatttaatgtggTTTTGTTCTGCTTTTCGAGTAGTGACGCGGGAAAATGTCGGCATTCTCTCGGGCCTTAATTAGTTAAGGGCTGAACAACAAAGCGCGGGGTTAGGTTCCGTCGGTAGGTCCGAGGTTTAGAGACTGTCACAATACTTGTTAAGTATAAATAAGTgtgcaaatatataatatttacgaaaCGTATTCTTTAAAACGACATCCTGCAATACTGACTGAAAGAAGTCTAACATTTCTGTATATTCcaacagatttttattttccaaagacaagaaatacattttttattctaaaaaataaactatggAATATGCATATAAATGTACTGATTTCTCGAGCATTTTGAAACAAGCTTCAAGAGCCCCCTTcctatttttgtataagggATGGCCCATATCATACGAAAAAATGTGGCCACGAACACTTTCGATTAGTTTTTCAACTCTGTCCATTTTTGTATCGAGAGATAAAGCTGGCGTCACGTTGGGCGCGACGTCTCCCATCCCGCTATCTGTTTGGCTACTTATAGTCCTGTCCATTTAGACATAAAAATAGTGatcaaataacaaaaattccCGGAAAGCCAAAAATTGGTGCAGAGCTGGGGTTtaccattataaataaagttttaaaaatcccCATCGATCCTATATGTGCTACAAAATTATTCGGGGTCAAAGGTCAAAAATTTGAGgttttttgattttttctCAAAAACGGTAAGTTTTATCAAAAACGTTTCAAgcaaaagttatatttcttaatttctttacaaaaatatCCATTTCATTTTTTCCCTAAGAGTTACCATTCCTAAGATATCGCGATTCTAAGAGTCACTTTATACATGATATACACACATCTCCACGCCACCTGTGAGGTAGTATCCTTGGCGCGTTTTTTTTTACCGTGGTTTTCCCTGTAGGCCACTGTACTCCAGTAACTGTCATGATAATTTTTGCATAATTTAAGGAAACAATACGCGTCAAGTCCTAGATGTTACCCAAGATGTGAGGCGGAACAGGCtagtacttaaaaaaaagacCACCTCGAACTAAACCGCGAGTAAGTGaatcaaattattgtttttaaaaatgctGTTTATTTTGTGGCAATGAAGCCAATGAAGAaacttagaaaaataaaattaacgctGCAGAACAACGTCGTCGAACTACAAAAACATCATCGGGTTCCGAGATTatctttattgaatttatgaCAGTTCCAGCGAATCAACAAGAATTTTTCGCAGATATCCACATAATTGAAACACAACCGCAACGGTGACGTGACGCGGCGGATGGTCGAGCGCCGAGCACGGCTCTGTGTGACATATCCTTTAATTCctatattaattagtaaattacaACTGCTCAAGTCGCGCCAGCGTCGCCGTCCCGCCCTGTCCGCTATTTGGCCAAACCGTTAAACATACGAAATTGTAGACAAACAACACAATATTTTGTCTGTGGGAAGTCTTAACTGACAATGAAACTATCATATAAGGAGTTTTATTAACTGACATTTGAAATCTGTCAAATTCGGTCCGACAGTCTGTTTTGATGTTAGTCAATGTCATAGATAATTGTAAACTATTACGGGAGTCGGTgagaaaaacattttaatttcattccaTAACTAGGTACATTGCGGAATTCGTGTTGCTGTAAACGACTGCATGTAACCAAATAATTTCgttattacttttactttttaatataattattagattGGAAATAGCGTACAAACGTTGTATATCTATCTGTTTTGTGCCAATATGACTTACGGTGAGTTTTTATCAATTCATTATTTAGAgcgtttacaaaatttatagacCGTTTATGATGACATGAAAtcgcaataaaaataaacttctgTAAACTCAATCTTTTCTACGGTAAAAGTTAAATTCTCTGGGTACTTACTATTAAACGTGATTACGCACTAAGTACTCGAGAGATTTTGATGAACTCTACTcacataaattcaaaaaatttgaTTACTTTTGTGCTTATTCAGTTTATACGAAGTGTTTACcttaaattagttatataaGATAATAGTTCAGTAGTTAATCCaacaacattaattaatattatgtagtttattttattaacaatagaaTAAGTAAAAGGAACCTTAGATTAGACAATTTGTTGCAAAATAAAGTCTATTGTTATTTGAATCACATGATCGCTGTTGTTATTAAGACTAAGATTTATAAACTGTATGTTGTTTGTTCAAAATTTCAATGTATTGTCTCTGAAGTAGATATTCTTAGATTTTGTATAAACTTGTAGAAGTTTGGTTTGTccttgaaattttaatttaactgatAACTAATTAGTAAGATACTatgataaagaaaatacaaatagatactaaatttatttaatttataaactctCTTGATAACTAACCTTATGTTTCACTAACTCTAAACCCAGTTACTTTACACAGCATGTTGAACTTTTATGTAAGaagaataaatgaatttgaaaGGGAATCTTTAGTTACCATGGTATGCATAATAGTATTAACTTGTTTCAGGTAATCTGAGCCCATCTAAAGCAAAACCTGTGAATATTGGTGAGGTAAATATTACTggaaatttcataaattttgattgCCACAATTTATAAGACTTACATATTATGCTACATATAAGATTtacaaatacttattttaactCAATGTCTTTTTCTTCTTTACATCTTAAAACCTAcaagacataaataaaataagatttatatttggATGATTATAGGTTGTAGAAAAAGCACGGGATGCTTTTAACCGTGGCATTACAAAACCTCTAGAATGGAGGAAGAAACAGCTCAAGAGTCTTCTACGAATGTATGAGGAGAACTACAATGTTATGATTGAGGTATTGCAAAAAGATTTAAGAAGAAGCAAGACTGAAGCTGTGCTTCTAGAAGTTGAATATCTTATTAATGATTTGAAGAATACTATACACTATTTAGAAGAATGGGCGAAACCGGAGAGAGTAAGTTACACTAactatatatgtaaagaaaagctaaatatatatttcaatttaaaaaatctataattatttatatgatcaGCTTGTGCTGGATGTCATTAATAGATTGTTGAGtgcacataaaaaaataagtgacCCATTCTTTAATGATCGGGGTTCATAATTCAAATTCACGACCTTAGTGTAAAAAAACTTAGGATTGAATACTCGCTGACACGCCTGCCTTAaatcgaaaaataaaattatagtatattttgacaagaaaatgtacaatatatatttataaaatatgtcgCAGGTTTGTATAATTTGAACGAATTACGTTACTTTGGCGCCGTGggttacattataaatacagGTCAAACCGGTTTCTCGTATTTTGATTCAGCGTTATCTTTTTTATCGCATAACATTAGATTTTGTAAGACAacacgaaaataatatttcgcttttttatttaaaattttaatcaacttacacttttgatttaatgaatttatgtatatatttgaaaagtcTACTAAAAATTGGACTAGGATTTGGTCttcatttaattgaattattatttattgttcgcGATCGACGTGTATTCAAAAGACCAAGGCGAGACATTTATTACCATTAACTTACAATTTAATGCCTTAcacattgttataataaaatgtaaatgttttcttagtctttttgttaaaagactcgatttatattattacaatgtacaatttttagtttattttattaaatagctaATTCCTAAGTATAAAGTAACATTTTGTCTCAACAGCCTTCAAAGGGTTTAGTCAACATCCTAGACGACGTCGTCGTCTACAACGACCCATATGGCTTAGTGCTTATCATCGGCGCATGGAACTATCCCCTGCAACTTCTATTGCTACCAATGGCTGGTGCCATTGCAGCTGGTAACGCAGTGGTCGTCAAGCCCAGCGAATTGGCCGAAGCCTCTGCTACATTTATCGCTGAGACTCTTCCTAAATACTTAGATAGTGTAAGTGTTTAAATTATACGCCACTTGTATTTGAAGTTGGCAGCAATAATGAGTTGATACTCATTTTCTCATTTTCTACTCCAAGGACGCGATAGCCGTAGTAGAGGGTGGTCCGGAGGAGACAACGGAGCTCCTAAAGAACAGATTCGACTACATATTCTACACTGGTGGGACCAACGTGGGAAAGATTGTATACAGTGCTGCTACCAAAAATCTTACACCGGTCACGTTAGAACTGGGAGGGAAAAGGTACGGTAAGAGTGGTGATAATTGTAAATGAAataggatatttttattatgtattcaaaACTTAACGTTTTAGATTTATCTGATCGTTCAATTGATGTACACTCGGCTCAGGCTTCACACTCTTTCATATGTGTCTGTCATTCCCGTGTTTCCCTCTACTCGGTCTTCGTACCCCAAACCCAATCACCTctatcatttaattataattcacaGCCCAACATACATAGACAACACAGTCGACATGGAAGTGACCACGAAAAGGATACTATGGGGTAAATTCATAAATGCCATTCATGTCATTCCCGTGTTTCCCTCTACTCGGTCTTCGTACCCCAAACCCAATCACCTctatcatttaattataattcacaGCCCAACATACATAGACAACACAGTCGACATGGAAGTGACCACGAAAAGGATACTATGGGGTAAATTCATAAATGCCGGCCAGACTTGTATCGCTCCAGACTACGTTCTGTGCAGTAGAGAAGTCCAGGACAAGTTCGTGGAGTACGCTAAGACCATACTAAAGGAATGGTATGGAGAGGACCCACAGAAGTCCTCAGACCTATGCAGGATTATCAACGGAAGGCATTATAGGTAAATGTCGAGCtactatgtaatataaatattgcacGAGGTCAAACTTATTTAGAAAACCATAAAGTATTGTGTTTTACTGATCCAACCTAACGATTCTATTCTTGCTATCATCAAATTTTAGTCGCTTGCAAGCGTTATTAAACGCGAGTAAAGATAAAGTCGCCATTGGGGGCAAGAGTGACTCCCAGGACCGATACATATCGCCCACTATACTCACTAATGTGTCCCCGGACGACAAGATTATGGAGGACGAAATATTCGGCCCAATTTTACCGATCGTGCCCGTCGAGAACGCTTACGAAGCCATCAAATTTATCAACGCCAGGTAAGTTCGCTCTACAGGATATCTTTGAATTTTTCTAGATAATTACTGATAAATCTGGGTATATCTGGTAGCCTGAAGTTCAACTGCGCCGTtgctattaatttaatgtattttaaaattcaatgtcATTTCAATGGACCTTGAACTTCAACCACGTTCGATAACGTTGCTGGCTAGCGTGTAACCGCCGCCTCGTTTGACCTTGGCAGGTTTAGCTTAATCGGCTTGCATTTGGAAATCTCCAAATAACTCCAAATTTCATTATCACAATGCCATATTGGGTAGTCATACAGCCACTAAAAGGGCTCATTTTAATCAAGCCTACATTTGGAAATGAGAGTGCGAATAACAAATAACTTTTGGATGGAAGTGGGCCTTTAGTTTGCGGATAAGCGAAGTGGAGGACTATCGCCCTTGTCCCACCTGTTATTCAATAAAAGATGCAAATGATATAGAGTTTAAATGAGAACTCCACTTCACTCAGCCGTACTTTTTTGTATCAATTAACTAACTAGCGATGTCGTTGGATGTGAATCGACGTGACGTCATTGCTTGTTCATTGTGAGTTGTGATGTTTGAACTTTGACATTGTTGGCATACTTTATAGGTTTTGgtactgtataatttattattctactAAATGTTCCGTCAAAAAAAGCATTCATCGTTTGATTTACTCAGAAGGAAAATGAATGTTCAGCTTTTTGAACGCTGCTGGGTTACCGACGCAGTATTATTTGATGAGTTCACGAATAACACTGCCGATAGTTATGGTAACCCTGTGGGTGATTTCAGGGAGCATCCATTAGTATTATACGTGTTCAGCGAGCAAAAGAACATCCAAAAACTGTTTACGGAGCAAACCCGTTCGGGCAGTCTCTGTGTGAACGATACTATTATGTTCTATGGCGGTAAGGAATAAGGATTTCGCGGACTGGAGATATTGCACTTTGAATGTCTCATTTCCAAACACAATATCGATATAATGTATAAGGACAGCCATATTCAAATTGCAATACACTAAAAGTCCGCTTCGAGGTGTTGCTTTGGTAAAGGGTATTTTAATTGCACTCAGCGACGCATGTCACTTTAATCAGGCAGGTCAATGCCAATCAAGTCATTTACGTTTTAACAATAAAGCttgtttatatgtttatcTGTTGACCATTGGCTATCGTTGACCagtagttataattattaaaattcaaagatAGATTCAAGATCACTTACAATTGTTCGTAGTTGCTCACGTTTTCTAGAATGTACAAGCTGATTTAGATTGACTTTAGTAGCATTGTATGCAAAATGCTCTGGTATTACGTATACATATACGTAGGAATGCATTATGACTGTTATTATTGATGACttaacattttacaatataatgttA includes these proteins:
- the LOC123712786 gene encoding aldehyde dehydrogenase, dimeric NADP-preferring isoform X4 — protein: MTYGNLSPSKAKPVNIGEVVEKARDAFNRGITKPLEWRKKQLKSLLRMYEENYNVMIEVLQKDLRRSKTEAVLLEVEYLINDLKNTIHYLEEWAKPERPSKGLVNILDDVVVYNDPYGLVLIIGAWNYPLQLLLLPMAGAIAAGNAVVVKPSELAEASATFIAETLPKYLDSDAIAVVEGGPEETTELLKNRFDYIFYTGGTNVGKIVYSAATKNLTPVTLELGGKSPTYIDNTVDMEVTTKRILWGKFINAGQTCIAPDYVLCSREVQDKFVEYAKTILKEWYGEDPQKSSDLCRIINGRHYSRLQALLNASKDKVAIGGKSDSQDRYISPTILTNVSPDDKIMEDEIFGPILPIVPVENAYEAIKFINAREKPLVLYVFTQSGAVRRSLTDNTSSGGMCINDTMMQMGVDTLPFGGVGNSGVGAYHGKASFDTFTHKKSCLIKNFAAIGEKLASGRYPPYTDGKLSFISMLMRKRHGPSLKFLPYLLTFALGACVAYGITVWQKMGGEEL